A window of Apium graveolens cultivar Ventura chromosome 8, ASM990537v1, whole genome shotgun sequence contains these coding sequences:
- the LOC141677884 gene encoding uncharacterized protein LOC141677884, with product MYRNIRLSRYSTAGLFTLPLNPNPPFTIPNTPKTSRKISTLFSPTMSLPQTTSSPPVAKKVKHEMEMFGDVRVDNYYWLRDDSRTNPDVLAYLDQENAYTESVMSGTKHLEKQIYAEIRGRIKEDDISAPIRRGPYYYYKKTMEGKEYVQHCRRSAPTESVSVHDIMPTGPDAPPEHVILDENMKAKEHTFYKIGELRVSPNHKFVAYSEDTKGDEIFTVYVIDAETGKPVGKPLVGVTYGLEWAGDEALMYITMDSTLRPDKAWLHKLGTEQATDSCLYHEKDDMFSLDLGASESKKYIFVSSNSKMTGFIFYLDVARPESGLMTLTPRLDGIDTSASHRGNHFIITRRSDEVFNSEVLACPVDTTSETTILVPHRESVKIQDVHVFADHLVLYEREKALQRIIVYQLPAIGEPLEGLKGGRAVDFVDPIYSVDPSESQFSSSVLRYAYSSLRTPLSVYDYDMNTGTSVLKKTETVLGGFDSSNYVTERKWATAEDGTQIPVSVVYHKNLVKLDGSDPLYLYGYGSYEVSIDPSFNGSRLSLLDRGFVFAIAHIRGGGEMGRQWYENGKFLKKKNTFTDFISCAEYLIANKYGSKEKVCIDGRSAGGLLIGAVLNMRPDLFKAAVAGVPFVDVLTTMLDPTIPLTTSEWEEWGDPRKEEFYYYMKSYSPVDNVKAQNYPDILITAGLNDPRVLYSEPAKFVAKLRDTKTSNSLLLFKCELGAGHFSKSGRFERLELDSFMYTFILKTLNMVPAVGSENSCL from the exons ATGTACAGAAATATCCGACTAAGCCGGTACTCAACTGCCGGCCTCTTCACTCTCCCCCTAAACCCGAATCCCCCTTTCACGATCCCCAATACACCAAAAACCTCTCGAAAAATCTCAACTTTATTCTCTCCGACAATGTCGCTGCCTCAAACGACGTCGTCTCCACCCGTCGCCAAGAAAGTCAAGCACGAGATGGAGATGTTCGGCGACGTCCGCGTCGATAATTACTACTGGCTTCGCGACGATTCTCGCACTAATCCCGATGTTCTCGCTTATCTTGACCAGGAGAATGCCTATACTGAATCTGTTATGTCTG GTACCAAACACTTGGAAAAACAAATTTATGCGGAGATAAGAGGACGAATCAAGGAGGATGACATATCTGCACCGATAAGGAGAGGGCCTTACTACTACTACAAAAAGACTATGGAGGGGAAGGAATATGTCCAGCATTGTCGACGCTCTGCACCTACAGAAAGTGTATCAGTTCACGATATTATGCCAACTGGACCTGACGCTCCTCCAGAACATGTTATCCTGGATGAGAATATGAAGGCCAAGGAACATACTTTCTATAAAATTGGGGAATTGCGA gTAAGTCCAAATCATAAGTTTGTTGCATATTCAGAAGACACAAAAGGTGATGAAATATTTACTGTTTATGTCATTGATGCTGAGACTGGAAAACCAGTTGGAAAGCCTCTAGTTGGAGTGACATATGGACTTGAATGGGCTGGTGATGAAGCTCTGATGTACATAACAATGGATAGTACACTCCGACCAGACAAA GCATGGTTGCATAAATTGGGAACAGAGCAAGCTACCGACTCTTGCCTTTATCATGAGAAGGATGATATGTTTAGTCTTGATCTTGGGGCTTCTGAAAGCAAGAAATATATATTTGTTTCATCAAACAGTAAAATGACGGGGTTCATCTTCTACCTTGATGTTGCTAGACCAGAGTCAGGGCTTATGACTTTGACACCTCGTTTAGATGGCATTGATACATCAGCCAGTCATAGGGGTAACCATTTTATCATTACACGGAGAAGTGATGAAGTTTTTAATTCTGAAGTGCTAGCATGTCCCGTTGACACTACATCAGAAACCACGATACTTGTTCCTCATCGAGAAAG CGTAAAAATTCAGGATGTACATGTTTTTGCTGATCACCTTGTTTTATATGAGCGTGAGAAAGCTCTTCAAAGAATTATTGTATATCAGCTACCAGCCATAGGGGAACCACTTGAAGGACTTAAAGGTGGCCGTGCTGTTGATTTTGTTGATCCCATATATTCTGTAGATCCATCAGAATCACAGTTTTCTTCCAGTGTTTTACGATATGCTTACAGCTCGTTGCGAACACCTCTTTCTGTGTATGACTATGATATGAACACAGGAACTTCAGTCCTGAAGAAAACTGAAACT GTACTTGGAGGTTTTGATTCATCAAATTATGTTACTGAGAGGAAATGGGCAACCGCTGAAGATGGCACTCAAATACCCGTATCAGTTGTCTATCACAAGAATCTTGTCAAGCTTGATGGATCTGACCCACTGTACTTGTATGGTTATGGTTCTTATGAG GTTTCGATCGATCCCTCATTTAACGGTTCGAGGTTGTCGTTGTTGGATCGAGGTTTTGTTTTTGCGATTGCTCACATACGTGGAGGTGGTGAAATGGGTAGGCAGTGGTACGAGAATGGGaaatttttgaagaaaaagaatacGTTCACAGATTTTATCTCTTGTGCGGAGTATTTGATCGCGAATAAGTATGGATCAAAGGAAAAAGTATGCATTGATGGAAGAAGTGCTGGGGGATTGCTTATTGGTGCTGTCTTGAATATGCGTCCTGATCTATTTAAGGCTGCTGTTGCTGGTGTACCTTTTGTAGATGTTCTGACTACAATGCTTGATCCTACTATTCCTCTTACGACAAGTGAATGGGAG GAATGGGGAGATCCTCGGAAAGAAGAATTTTACTACTACATGAAATCTTATTCCCCTGTTGATAAT GTCAAGGCGCAGAATTATCCAGACATTCTTATAACAGCTGGTTTAAATG ATCCACGTGTTCTGTATTCTGAACCTGCAAAATTCGTGGCAAAGTTAAGAGATACAAAGACCAGCAATAGTTTATTGTTGTTCAAATGTGAACTTGGAGCAGGGCACTTCTCAAAGTCCGGAAG ATTTGAGAGGCTTGAGTTAGACTCCTTCATGTACACTTTCATCTTGAAGACGCTAAACATGGTTCCTGCTGTTGGCTCGGAGAACAGTTGTTTATAA
- the LOC141677885 gene encoding uncharacterized protein LOC141677885, which yields MPTSSISPSQPPRNSHLHPLLESARPFLRGELESVDPKLPSLVAVLRSVGAGECWHKHGSFLDHLVDIYKILKLWKAQDSVCLCGLFHSAYSNSYVNLAIFDPSTGRDTVKQHVGEAAERLIHLFCIVPRQPLIHDDLLFKYTDAELVEHLKVSEISLKNAKEKGVFDGEESWRKKVQTLVPASGITIKHIKTGEDVLVSRRVVAIFLMMTMADFSDQLFGFQDALFNNSNGRLEFFGNSFTALWPGDGKPGLWLNSISRMGAIYSLIVREEEIFLEERKRRGENGYETVFRDRDEDLELVIPPVFEKCTRVLDAGEQIAARELYWEGVCDMSKGELGLEGVEKVLRMSVEKNPFVGEPYVVLAQICLSQGRYEEAEKEAEKGLTLLLEWGSPWDKRMSWEGWIAWARVLLMKAKEKSWPQTSWGILNLGLVR from the coding sequence ATGCCAACTTCTTCAATCTCCCCATCGCAACCTCCCCGGAACTCGCATCTCCACCCCCTCTTAGAATCAGCACGCCCCTTTCTCCGCGGTGAGCTCGAATCCGTGGATCCAAAACTACCTTCTCTGGTTGCTGTTCTTCGATCAGTTGGAGCTGGTGAATGCTGGCACAAGCACGGCAGCTTTCTTGATCACCTTGTTGATATATATAAAATCCTCAAACTCTGGAAAGCTCAAGATTCTGTATGTCTATGTGGTCTTTTCCACTCTGCTTATTCAAATTCTTATGTCAATCTCGCAATCTTTGATCCTTCAACTGGGCGTGACACTGTGAAACAACATGTTGGTGAAGCTGCAGAGAGGCTGATTCACTTGTTCTGCATAGTTCCTCGTCAGCCACTCATTCATGATGATCTTTTGTTCAAGTATACTGATGCAGAACTTGTTGAGCACCTTAAGGTATCTGAGATTTCATTGAAGAATGCGAAAGAGAAAGGGGTGTTTGATGGGGAAGAATCTTGGAGGAAGAAGGTACAAACACTTGTTCCTGCAAGTGGGATTACTATAAAGCATATCAAGACTGGTGAAGATGTTCTTGTTTCGAGAAGGGTTGTTGCGATTTTTCTTATGATGACGATGGCTGATTTTAGTGATCAGTTGTTCGGTTTTCAGGATGCTTTGTTTAACAATTCTAACGGGCGACTTGAGTTTTTTGGGAATAGCTTTACAGCTTTATGGCCTGGTGATGGGAAGCCGGGGCTTTGGTTGAATTCGATATCGAGAATGGGTGCTATTTATAGTTTGATAGTCAGGGAAGAGGAGATATTCTTGGAAGAAAGGAAAAGGAGAGGTGAAAATGGTTACGAGACAGTTTTTCGTGACAGGGATGAGGATTTAGAGCTTGTGATACCCCCAGTTTTCGAGAAATGCACAAGGGTTTTGGATGCAGGGGAGCAGATAGCTGCAAGGGAGTTGTATTGGGAAGGTGTTTGTGATATGTCTAAAGGGGAACTAGGATTGGAAGGAGTGGAGAAGGTGTTGAGGATGAGTGTGGAGAAGAATCCTTTTGTTGGGGAGCCTTATGTGGTGTTGGCTCAGATATGTTTGAGCCAAGGCAGATATGAAGAGGCTGAGAAAGAAGCTGAGAAAGGCTTGACACTTCTGCTGGAGTGGGGAAGTCCATGGGACAAGAGAATGTCATGGGAAGGATGGATTGCTTGGGCTAGAGTCTTGTTGATGAAGGCCAAGGAGAAATCTTGGCCACAGACTTCTTGGGGTATACTCAATTTGGGCCTTGTCAGGTAA